From Solanum lycopersicum chromosome 8, SLM_r2.1, the proteins below share one genomic window:
- the VPE7 gene encoding vacuolar-processing enzyme — protein MISRYNIVGIFFLVLVSIVVTIEGRSITQFLTQKTKGTKWVVLVAGSNGWTNYRHQANVCHAYQIMKAGGLKDENIIVFMYDDIANNTENPRPGVIINNPHGHDVYKGVPKDYVGDDVNANNFFNVILANKSGVVGGSGKVLKSGPNDHIFIYFTDHGAPGVISMPYNEVIYAHELVNMLKKKHASGTYDRLVFYLEACESGSMFDGILPKGLNIYAMTASKPDEDSYGTYCGESTPVDSCWGQCPPPEFKGVCLGDLFNVSWMEDSDVQDRKTNSLHQQYSRVAKRTAANLTYHNYGSHVQEYGDKVMSFDPLAAYLGETSKNHSHNSVDAKSFSTSSSRNVDQRSTELFYLFTKHQNAPEGSDEKYEAKVKLNELMSQRSQVDSNVKHLGDLLFGVEKGNEVLHSVRPAGKPLVDNWDCLKSYVKIFETHCGRLTVYGRKHVRGIANICNAGITSEKMAAMSAQACSS, from the exons ATGATATCTAGGTATAATATTGTTGGTATATTTTTCCTTGTTTTGGTCTCAATAGTTGTTACTATTGAAGGTCGTAGTATCACTCAGTTCTTAACCCAAAAAACAAAAGGAACAAAATGGGTTGTCCTAGTTGCTGGCTCCAATGGATGGACTAATTATAGGCATCAG GCTAATGTGTGTCACGCTTACCAAATAATGAAGGCTGGTGGTCTTAAGGATGAGAACATCATTGTATTTATGTATGATGATATTGCTAACAATACAGAAAACCCAAGACCTGGTGTCATCATCAATAACCCACATGGCCATGATGTTTACAAAGGCGTCCCTAAG GATTATGTAGGTGATGATGTTAATGCTAACAACTTTTTCAATGTCATCCTTGCCAATAAAAGTGGTGTTGTTGGAGGAAGTGGGAAAGTTTTGAAGAGTGGTCCAAATGACCATATCTTCATCTACTTCACTGATCATGGTGCCCCTGGAGTTATTT CAATGCCATATAATGAAGTGATTTATGCACATGAGCTAGTTAACATGTTGAAAAAGAAGCATGCTTCAGGGACGTATGACAGACTG GTGTTTTACCTAGAAGCCTGCGAGTCTGGAAGCATGTTTGATGGTATTCTCCCCAAAGGACTTAACATCTATGCCATGACTGCATCAAAACCTGATGAAGACAGTTATGGCACATACTGTGGCGAGAGTACTCCTGTTGATTCCTGCTGGGGTCAGTGTCCCCCTCCCGAGTTTAAGGGTGTTTGTTTGGGAGACTTGTTCAATGTTTCCTGGATGGAAGATAG TGATGTACAAGATCGAAAAACTAACAGCTTGCATCAGCAGTATAGTCGA GTTGCAAAAAGAACTGCTGCCAACTTAACATATCATAATTATGGCTCCCACGTCCAAGAATATGGTGATAAAGTGATGAGTTTTGATCCTCTCGCCGCATATTTGGGTGAAACTTCCAAAAATCACAGTCATAACTCTGTGGATGCAAAGTCATTCTCGACATCATCATCAAGGAATGTGGATCAGAGAAGTACTGAACTTTTCTATTTGTTCACCAAA CATCAAAATGCTCCTGAAGGCTCCGATGAGAAATATGAAGCTAAAGTGAAACTAAATGAACTTATGTCACAGAGAAGTCAAGTTGACAGTAATGTAAAACATCTAGGGGACCTTCTTTTTGGTGTTGAAAAAGGTAATGAGGTACTACACAGTGTTCGACCTGCTGGAAAACCACTTGTTGACAACTGGGATTGCCTTAAGTCCTAT GTCAAGATATTTGAAACACATTGTGGAAGGTTAACAGTTTATGGAAGGAAACATGTTCGTGGTATCGCCAACATCTGCAATGCTGGGATTACAAGTGAGAAAATGGCTGCTATGTCTGCTCAAGCATGTTCAAGTTAG
- the VPE8 gene encoding vacuolar-processing enzyme — MISRYNIGVFFLVLVSISVNTEGHSISQFLTRKTKGTKWAVLVAGSRGWINYRHQADVCHAYQILKVGGLKDENIIVFMYDDIANNTANPRPGVIINNPHGHNVYKGVPKDYVGDDVNAKNFFNVILANKSGVVGGSGKVLKSGPNDHIFIYYTDHGSPGMIIMPSGEPIYADELFNVLKKKHASKTYDKLVFYLEACESGSIFDGILPKGLNIYAMTASKPNEDSFGTYCGESTPIDSCWGQCPPPEFKGLCLGDLFSVAWMEDSDVQDRKTNTLHGQYIRVAKRTAANLTYDKYGSHVKEYGDKVVSFDPLVVYMGETSKNHSHDSVDAKSFSTSSSRNVDQRSTELFYLVIKHQNAPEGSDEKYEARVKLNEVMSQRSQVDNNVKHLADLLFGVEKGNEILHSVRPAGQPLVDNWDCLKSYVKIFETHCGRLTVYGRKHVRGIANICNAGITSEKMDAMSAQACSS; from the exons atgatatctaGGTATAATATTGGTGTATTTTTCCTTGTTTTGGTCTCAATATCTGTTAATACTGAAGGTCATAGTATCTCTCAATTCTTAACCCGAAAAACAAAAGGAACCAAATGGGCTGTCCTAGTTGCTGGGTCTCGTGGCTGGATTAATTATAGGCATCAG GCTGATGTGTGCCACGCTTACCAAATATTGAAGGTTGGTGGTCTTAAGGATGAGAACATCATTGTATTCATGTACGATGATATTGCTAACAATACAGCAAACCCTAGACCTGGTGTCATAATCAATAACCCACATGGTCATAATGTTTATAAAGGTGTCCCAAAG GATTATGTAGGTGATGATGTTAATGCTAAAAACTTTTTCAATGTCATCCTTGCCAACAAAAGTGGTGTTGTTGGGGGAAGTGGTAAAGTTTTGAAGAGTGGTCCAAATGACCATATCTTCATATACTATACTGATCATGGTAGCCCTGGAATGATTA TAATGCCAAGTGGAGAGCCGATTTATGCAGATGAACTATTTAACGTGTTGAAAAAGAAGCATGCATCAAAGACGTATGACAAACTG GTGTTTTACCTAGAAGCCTGTGAATCTGGAAGCATATTTGACGGTATTCTCCCCAAAGGACTTAATATCTATGCCATGACTGCATCTAAACCCAATGAAGATAGTTTTGGCACATACTGTGGTGAGAGTACTCCTATTGATTCCTGTTGGGGTCAGTGCCCCCCTCCGGAGTTTAAGGGTCTTTGCTTAGGAGACTTGTTCAGTGTTGCCTGGATGGAAGATAG TGATGTACAAGATAGAAAAACTAACACCTTGCATGGGCAGTATATTCGA GTTGCAAAAAGAACTGCTGCCAACTTAACATATGATAAGTATGGCTCCCATGTCAAAGAATATGGTGATAAAGTGGTGAGTTTTGATCCTCTTGTTGTATATATGGGTGAAACTTCCAAAAATCACAGCCATGACTCTGTGGATGCAaagtcattctcaacatcatcatcaaggaATGTGGATCAGAGAAGTACTGAACTTTTCTATTTGGTCATAAAA CACCAAAATGCTCCTGAAGGCTCTGATGAGAAATATGAAGCTCGTGTGAAACTAAATGAAGTTATGTCACAGAGAAGTCAAGTTGACAACAATGTAAAACATCTAGCGGATCTTCTTTTTGGTGTTGAAAAAGGTAATGAGATACTACACAGCGTTCGACCTGCTGGACAACCACTTGTTGATAACTGGGATTGCCTTAAGTCTTAT GTCAAGATATTTGAAACACATTGTGGAAGATTAACAGTTTACGGAAGGAAACATGTACGTGGTATCGCCAACATCTGCAATGCTGGGATTACAAGTGAGAAAATGGATGCTATGTCTGCTCAAGCGTGTTCAAGTTAG
- the LOC101265263 gene encoding vacuolar-processing enzyme-like: protein MEAKSTDIPIETNSMLDSDRYVPDITDASVKIYARFHGCPMESDLTVAQRIMRHLKKTGTWKREVRTDIDNHIQPTERDLADVCYAYQIMKAGGLQDENITVFMYNDIANNTENPRPGVIINNLHGHDVYKGVPKDYVGEDANANNVYNVILANKSGVVGGSGNVLKSGPYDHIFIYYTDHGTAGFITMPSGESIYTDDLFKVLKKKHASGTYDSLVFYLEAYESGSMFWHILWRWKSVQS from the exons ATGGAAGCCAAGTCAACTGATATTCCCATAGAGACCAACTCGATGCTAGATTCTGATAGATATGTTCCAGATATAACTGATGCAAGTGTTAAGATTTATGCAAGATTCCATGGTTGTCCAATGGAATCAGATTTGACTGTTGCTCAAAGAATCATGAGACATTTGAAGAAGACAGGGACTTG GAAAAGGGAGGTCAGGACAGATATAGACAATCACATTCAACCTACAGAAAGGGACCTG GCTGATGTGTGTTACGCTTACCAAATAATGAAGGCTGGTGGTCTTCAGGATGAGAACATCACTGTATTCATGTACAATGATATTGCTAACAATACAGAAAACCCTAGACCTGGTGTCATCATCAATAACCTACATGGCCATGATGTTTACAAAGGTGTCCCAAAG GATTATGTAGGTGAAGATGCTAATGCTAACAACGTTTACAATGTCATCCTTGCAAACAAAAGTGGTGTTGTTGGAGGAAGTGGGAATGTTTTGAAGAGTGGCCCATATGACCATATCTTCATATACTATACTGATCATGGTACCGCTGGATTTATTA cAATGCCAAGTGGAGAATCGATTTACACAGATGATCTATTTAAAGTGTTGAAAAAGAAGCATGCTTCAGGGACGTATGACAGTCTA GTGTTTTACCTAGAAGCCTATGAGTCTGGAAGCATGTTTTGGCACATACTGTGGCGATG gaaatctgtccaaagctga